Proteins found in one Brachypodium distachyon strain Bd21 chromosome 5, Brachypodium_distachyon_v3.0, whole genome shotgun sequence genomic segment:
- the LOC100821366 gene encoding aquaporin PIP2-5 — MAKDIEAAPGEYAAKDYSDPPPAPLFDAEELTKWSLYRAAIAEFVATLLFLYITVATVIGYKHQADASASGADAACGGVGILGIAWAFGGMIFVLVYCTAGVSGGHINPAVTFGLFLARKVSLVRAVLYMVAQCLGAICGVGLVKGFQSAYFVRYGGGANGLSAGYSKGTGLAAEIIGTFVLVYTVFSATDPKRSARDSHVPVLAPLPIGFAVFMVHLATIPITGTGINPARSLGAAVIYNNDKAWDDQWIFWVGPFIGAAIAAAYHQYVLRASATKLGSSASFGRN, encoded by the exons ATGGCGAAGGACAtcgaggcggcgccgggggaGTACGCGGCCAAGGACTACTCggacccgccgccggctccgctCTTCGACGCGGAGGAGCTGACCAAATGGTCCCTGTACCGTGCCGCGATCGCCGAGTTCGTGGCGACGCTGCTGTTCCTGTACATCACGGTGGCCACGGTGATCGGGTACAAGCACCAGGCGGACGCGTCGGCGTCGGGCGCCGAcgcggcgtgcggcggcgtgggcaTCCTGGGCATCGCGTGGGCGTTCGGGGGCATGATCTTCGTGCTCGTCTACTGCACCGCGGGGGTGTCGGGGGGCCACATCAACCCGGCAGTCACCTTCGGGCTGTTCCTGGCCAGGAAGGTGTCGCTGGTCAGGGCCGTGCTGTACATGGTGGCGCAGTGCCTGGGCGCCATCTGCGGGGTCGGGCTCGTCAAGGGATTCCAGAGCGCCTACTTCGTGCGCTACGGCGGGGGTGCCAACGGGCTCAGCGCCGGCTACTCCAAGGGCACGGGGCTCGCTGCCGAGATCATCGGGACCTTCGTGCTCGTCTACACCGTCTTCTCCGCCACCGACCCCAAGCGCAGCGCCCGTGACTCCCACGTCCCC GTCCTGGCTCCTCTGCCAATCGGGTTCGCGGTGTTCATGGTCCACTTGGCCACTATCCCGATCACCGGTACCGGCATCAACCCGGCCAGGAGCTTGGGAGCTGCCGTCATCTACAACAACGACAAGGCCTGGGATGACCAA TGGATCTTCTGGGTCGGACCATTCatcggcgccgccatcgccgccgcctaccACCAGTACGTCCTGAGGGCCAGCGCCACCAAGCTCGGCTCGTCCGCCTCCTTCGGCAGGAACTAG
- the LOC106865533 gene encoding zinc finger MYM-type protein 5-like: MDKYLKSNTSTPDIARNPDEWAIVVVEEAPAENNVDNNMDDNNVSDHEPVFNSPESASVDEEPVFSTDIYDPINWDNLDNKVRDMLVEKGPPREENFEYPLDVDGRHFSYIHYSRKLSNGEVRDRKWLVYSKLGKKVFCFCCKLFSSNHCKSSLGRDGFYDWRHISVRLKEHEASVEHLTNMKSWNELRARLSKHETIDKELQQEISKEKERIRQVLFRIIAIVKFIGKRSLAFRGSSEKLYNAINGNFLACIEMVAEFDLVLQEHLRRIEKKEIH, encoded by the coding sequence ATGGATAAATATTTAAAGAGTAACACGAGCACGCCCGACATAGCAAGAAATCCAGATGAGTGGGCAATAGTTGTCGTGGAAGAGGCCCCTGCAGAGAACAATGTTGACAACAACATGGATGATAACAATGTGAGTGATCATGAGCCTGTATTTAATTCTCCAGAATCTGCTAGTGTTGATGAGGAACCAGTTTTTAGCACTGATATTTATGATCCAATAAATTGGGATAATCTTGATAACAAAGTAAGGGATATGTTAGTGGAGAAGGGGCCTCCAAGAgaagaaaattttgaataTCCATTGGATGTTGATGGAAGACATTTTTCATACATTCATTACTCTAGAAAATTGAGTAATGGAGAGGTACGTGACAGAAAATGGTTAGTTTATTCAAAACTTGGTAAAAAggtgttttgtttttgctgtAAGCTTTTCAGTTCTAACCATTGCAAGAGTTCATTGGGACGTGATGGTTTTTATGATTGGAGGCATATCAGTGTGAGATTGAAAGAACATGAAGCTAGTGTTGAGCATCTTACCAACATGAAGTCTTGGAATGAGCTGAGAGCTAGATTGAGCAAACATGAAACAATTGACAAAGAGTTACAGCAAGAAATCTCAAAGGAGAAAGAACGCATAAGGCAAGTTTTATTTAGAATAATTGCTATTGTGAAATTTATTGGTAAACGCAGCTTGGCTTTTAGAGGTTCTAGTGAGAAGCTCTACAATGCCATTAATGGTAATTTTTTAGCTTGCATTGAGATGGTCGCAGAATTTGATTTGGTATTGCAAGAACACCTTAGGCGTATTGAAAAGAAAGAGATTCATTAG